In Flavobacterium piscisymbiosum, the sequence ACTATTTCTATAAGGCAAATTAATTACTGAAGTAAAATATTTTGTTTCTCCAGGCTGAAGAAAATAACCTTGTAATGATTCATCGATATCATTGACATATTCTAGCTGGTATTTCCTGAAAATTTGGTTCTTTCTTAAAAACTTAGAGACTATAGTATCTAACTCTTCAATTTTCATTAGTTCGAAACCGTTGCCGCACATATTTTCGGCCCTTGTGGAACTTCCATCTAAAATAGAATCTTTTTTATACATGCTAAAGCCAATCGAATTATAAGCATAATCTTTTCTTCCTAAAGCTTCTCTATAAAGATCTCGTTCTACGGTTCCCAGATTATCCTCGTTGAGCATTATAAAATATTTTTTATCTGAAATATTGGTTATTTTATAATGAAGAATGTTTTTTGAAAGACTGTCATATTCTGCATTTGGTTTATAAAAAACTTCCCGGAAATCATCCATATAAACATCTTCAACACAAACAATCTCATTTGTCAGTAATTCAAGTTTTAAATCTTACTTGTTTTTTTGACATGAAATAAGAACGAAGCACGAAAGGCTTAAAAAGATCATTTTTTTCATAAACTCTAAATATTTTTTAAATTTCAATAAAAAAATTCCAAATTCCAACCGGACGTATTGTTGGGATTTGGTATTTTAAATTCCCAAGATTGAAACCACGCGCTATGTTTGACGATAAGAATTAAATTAGGCTTTCGCAAAAGTTCCTTACACTCTTAGTTGAAACCGTTGACTATGGTTGAGATAAATTTCAAAAAAAAAATCCAAATTCCAACTCGACGTAAAGTATTGTTGGAATTTGGAATTTTAAAATTTGGAATTTTTAAAAAGTTATTCTTTTACAAGATAAATCCCATCTTCTTTTATTTCTATGAGTTTGTCTTTGTATAAAGCTCCAATTGCTTTTTTGAAAGTCTTTTTACTCATTTTTAATACCGTTTTGATATCCTCAGGATGCGAAGCATCGTTTAAACGTAAAAAACCTCGATTGGCTCTTAATTCATCTAATATTTTTTCTGCATTTGGCTCAATACTTTGATAACCTTGCACTTGCAGCGCGACATCAATTTTATTATCAGGACGAATGTTTTTAATAAATCCTATCATTCTGTCTCCGGTTCTAATCGCATCATCATAAACTTCATCTTTATACAACAATCCTTTGTGTTGCTCATTGATGATAACATTTATTCCTAATTCGGTAATATGTGAAACGATCAAATCAACTTCTTCGCCTTTTTCAACCGTTAGGTTTTCATTGCTTAAAAATTGGTTCAATTTACTTGAAGCGACCAAACGATTGGTTTTTTCATCCATATAAAGGTAAACTAAGTAACGTTTTCCTTTTTCCATTGGGCGGGCTTGTTCTTTAAACGGAACAAGTATATCTTTTTCCATTCCCCAATCCATAAAAGCTCCCACCTGATTGATGTAATTTACTCTTAAAAGTGCAAATTCATTCAATAATATATAAGGTTCAAGCGTGGTAGCAACCGGGCGTTGTTCGTGGTCTAAATAAACAAACACGATAAGCTCTTCGCCTATTTCAAATTCGTTTGGAACGTATTTATTCGGTAATAAAATATCGTGAATTCCTTCGGGATCTTCTTGAGGATTACCTAAAAATAAACCAACTTTGGTATCACGTAATATAGTAAGGGTGTTGTATTTTCCTATTTCAATCATATTCTTGAGATTCTAAGCTAAAAAGCAGCTGAGTTTTTAAAGTGCAAATGTACGAAGTTTGAAAATGGTACAGTGAAAAAAAATCCATCAATATCTTTTTCGGGGTTTGTTTATTTTTTAGTTAAATTTGAGAATCAAAAAATAACTCCAAATCAATGAAAAAGACCTTTTTCTATTCCGTTTTTACTTTTCTGTTTTTTACCCAAATTACCTTTTCTCAAATTGCTGAAGATCCGGAAATAAAAAAAATGATTACCGAAATTAAAGCCGATAACCTTGAAGCTACTGTTCGAAAGTTAGTTTCTTTTGGCACACGACATACTCTAAGCGATACTAAAAGTAAGACCAAAGGAATTGGCGCCGCGCAGCAATGGGTAAAATCTGAGTTTGATAAATATGCTTTGGAATCGAACGGAAGATTGACTTCTGAAATTGATTATTTTACTGTAAATGCAGATGGGAAACGTATCAATAAAGACAGTCAG encodes:
- a CDS encoding CvfB family protein → MIEIGKYNTLTILRDTKVGLFLGNPQEDPEGIHDILLPNKYVPNEFEIGEELIVFVYLDHEQRPVATTLEPYILLNEFALLRVNYINQVGAFMDWGMEKDILVPFKEQARPMEKGKRYLVYLYMDEKTNRLVASSKLNQFLSNENLTVEKGEEVDLIVSHITELGINVIINEQHKGLLYKDEVYDDAIRTGDRMIGFIKNIRPDNKIDVALQVQGYQSIEPNAEKILDELRANRGFLRLNDASHPEDIKTVLKMSKKTFKKAIGALYKDKLIEIKEDGIYLVKE